The proteins below come from a single Malus sylvestris chromosome 3, drMalSylv7.2, whole genome shotgun sequence genomic window:
- the LOC126615269 gene encoding THO complex subunit 4A-like, with amino-acid sequence MQDPLSMSLDDLIKTSKKSGSGNSRGRGGRGPSGPGPARRLPNRGANRAAPYVAAPKAPETAWQHDMYGDLGAAAYAAPAGRASAIETGTKLYISNLDYGVSNEDIKELFSEVGDLKRYGVHYDRSGRSKGTADVVFSRRTDAAAAVKRYNNVQLDGKPMKIEIVGTNIGTPGAPPAYPPAPNVAFGNRNGPPMGGQSRGGAFGRIRGGGGGGGGGSGGGGGGRGGRGPRRGGGGRGSGRGRGEKDQKVSAEDLDAELEKYHAAAESMQE; translated from the exons ATGCAGGACCCTCTAAGCATGTCCCTGGACGACCTCATCAAGACCAGCAAGAAATCCGGATCCGGTAACAGCCGAGGTCGCGGCGGCCGGGGGCCCTCGGGACCCGGACCCGCCCGCCGCTTGCCCAATCGCGGCGCCAATCGCGCGGCGCCGTACGTGGCTGCGCCCAAG gcGCCGGAGACTGCGTGGCAACACGACATGTATGGGGATCTTGGGGCGGCGGCGTACGCGGCTCCAGCTGGAAGAGCCTCGGCTATCGAAACTGGAACCAAGCTCTACATCTCCAATCTCGATTATGGCGTTTCCAACGAGGACATTAAG GAATTGTTTTCTGAGGTTGGTGACCTGAAACGTTATGGAGTACATTATGACAGAAGTGGGAGATCAAAG GGAACAGCAGACGTAGTTTTCTCACGACGAACGGATGCTGCGGCGGCTGTTAAAAGATACAACAATGTTCAACTTGATGGGAAGCCGATGAAGATTGAGATTGTAGGAACGAACATTGGGACACCTGGCGCCCCACCTGCTTACCCGCCTGCTCCTAATGTAGCTTTTGGAAATAGGAATGGACCACCCATGGG TGGACAAAGTAGGGGTGGTGCATTTGGACGTATACGTGgcggtggtggcggtggtggcggCGGcagtggtggtggcggtggtggccGCGGTGGCCGTGGTCCTAGAAGGGGCGGTGGTGGACGTGGAAGTGGAAGAGGCCGTGGTGAAAAGGACCAAAAGGTTTCTGCTGAAGATCTTGATGCCGAGCTAGAGAAGTACCATGCAGCAGCAGAATCAATGCAAGAGTAA
- the LOC126616934 gene encoding uncharacterized protein LOC126616934, whose translation MSLSFFHPILQAAASRWPVFLYMTTWTLLLSVTVALASFSPEIAFLTAISPFSPLAKSCTGEGFVRLPLDYPRESMCFPAHMIQRSSLDFFVPTVFAALIVAGSVLVVRSLGLWEGERRREVDHELV comes from the coding sequence ATGTCTCTCTCGTTCTTCCACCCCATCCTCCAAGCTGCTGCGTCCAGGTGGCCGGTGTTTCTCTACATGACCACCTGGACGCTTCTTTTGTCAGTCACAGTGGCCTTGGCGTCTTTCTCTCCTGAGATTGCGTTCCTCACGGCGATATCACCCTTCTCACCCTTAGCCAAGTCTTGCACCGGAGAGGGGTTTGTTAGGTTACCCTTGGATTATCCGAGAGAGTCAATGTGCTTCCCGGCTCACATGATTCAGCGATCTAGCTTGGATTTCTTCGTGCCGACGGTGTTTGCCGCCTTGATCGTGGCGGGGTCGGTTTTGGTCGTGCGGTCCTTGGGCTTATGGGAGGGTGAGAGACGCAGAGAGGTTGATCATGAATTGGTGTAG
- the LOC126615273 gene encoding probable histone H2B.1 encodes MAPKAEKKPAEKKPAEEKKSAVAEKAPAEKKPKAGKKLPKEAGAAAGDKKKKRSKKSVETYKIYIFKVLKQVHPDIGISSKAMGIMNSFINDIFEKLAQESSRLARYNKKPTITSREIQTAVRLVLPGELAKHAVSEGTKAVTKFTSS; translated from the coding sequence ATGGCGCCCAAGGCTGAGAAGAAGCCCGCCGAGAAGAAGCCCGCGGAGGAGAAGAAGTCCGCCGTGGCGGAGAAAGCCCCCGCCGAGAAGAAGCCCAAGGCCGGGAAGAAGCTACCGAAGGAAGCCGGAGCCGCCGCCGgagacaagaagaagaagagatcgAAGAAGAGCGTGGAGACCTACAAGATCTACATCTTCAAGGTGCTGAAGCAGGTCCATCCTGACATCGGGATCTCCAGCAAGGCCATGGGAATCATGAACAGCTTCATCAACGACATCTTCGAGAAGCTCGCCCAGGAGTCATCCAGGCTCGCGAGGTACAACAAGAAGCCGACGATTACTTCCCGGGAGATCCAGACTGCTGTGAGATTGGTGCTGCCTGGTGAGCTTGCTAAGCATGCGGTGTCTGAGGGGACTAAGGCGGTGACTAAGTTTACTAGCTCTTGA